GATGAAACAAGGGTCATGGGGAAAGAGCGAGAGAGATGCACAGAGATCGGCAATAAACCTTGTTGATATCATTGTGTCCAGGTGTCTCGTAACGAGCTACGGTAACAGCCAATCCAGAGCCATCAGATAGCTGAAAAACCGATTGGATCTTGCTGCAGGTGTGGAATGGACCACTCTAGTTAGGATCTACAAGGATATAGGAAGATGATATGCTTGTATATAAACTAAAGTAAACGAAGTGTAAATTACCCTTTCCCGTATGTCGGTTCTCCGAACAATACTGCACGCTTATTATCTTTCAATGCACCAGCTAAAATTTCACTTGCACTTGCAGTACCCTTGTTCACCTAATGGAAATTCGGGTAACGGAAACCATGATCTGACATACAGAAATAGAGTTGACATTGTAACAGTAAAAAATGAAGTCCTTTTGTTTAAACTGAGCTTACCAGTACAGCTAGGGGTTCTGAAGCTGCTATTGCTGAGCTTCCATCCGTGTCGTATATATCTCGAACACCACGATTATCACAAATATACACAATCACGCCTTTGTCTAACCTGTTCCACAAAAACAAATGATGATAACTTGTGCTATGAACTTGACAtggataaaagaaaattttaatttcaatggtTTTAACTTACCAGATCTTGGCGGTTTCGATTCCTTCAGGGAAAAGCCCACCGCTGCAgcaaatttaatcttttagaAAAACCTGTCTTAAGGGCGAGTTTAAAACAGATCATGTCGAAAGCTAATCACCTATTATCACGAAGGTCCAACACAAAGGCATTAACGTTATTACTCCTTAAAGTATCGATCGCTTCCTTGACAGCAGCTAcagtaaaatgcaattttttagGATAATATCCTATGTATTAGAGAAGGATGGGAAGGGTATCTCCAAAAGTCCCCCTTGGAAAGATGCTAACGAGGCTAAAAAGAGGCACAACCGAActagaaaaaggtgaaaaaaatgcacaaaaagatgaagaaaacaaaaggagGTTGTTTatgcaaagaaaacaaatttaaaagtttatcgTGTGAATGGACTCCTAAGAAATTATAGGATATATGATTTCATGGCTTAGTCCAAATCTTcgacaaaaagaaaagagtattTGCAGTCAATATCTCCATTTACCGGAAGCCTTTTGGTTGAATGATGTTAGCTTAATATAACCGATTTTCGGGTAGTTCTTTTCCGAACCAGGAACTTCGCATAGCCTTGATTTTACAGGATTTAGTGAAATCTTTGCTCGCCTAGAAAGTTGCAATTGCAAAATGGGTCAATCTTAAATCTCTCACAAAAAAGGTATAAAAAATGACAGAATACATATTCTCCTATTTTAGCTCACCTAACTTGGAATGCATAATAACAATAGCATATTTTTGAATGCTGAATTAATTAATATCGGTAGAATTACTAATATATCAAGTTCAAATACATCATAAGATATTCAAATGAAACACTTAACTTACGTGAGAGTTAAGTGCTTTATTTCAGGTCCAGTTTGAACTGTTAATTCCACGGAACTTCCTTCTGGTCCCCTGTAGTTTAGTCAAAAAGATGAGCATAACAGTAAATAACTgaaaaagaatgtataaatcgACACATTAGCAAAGAAAATGGAATGAAAGATCTCTATATGGCTCTGCTGAATAAATATATCTTCCCCGAGAGTAACACGCTTACTGCAATCTCTCTGCTGCCTCATAGATGCCCACGCTTTCCGTGCTTGCATTATCTATTTCCAAGATAATATCGCCAGATGAAATGCCGGCCTGATTTGCGGGGCCTCCGGGAGTAGCTGAAATAACAACGAGCCCAGTTCGTGATCCTTCAGATTCTGTTGGGTAACCAATCGATAGCCCTACACCTGTAAGAGCCCCTTGAGTACCCGACTGCCTTCAGAGAAAATATACCATATTTTATGGAAACTGATACCAATGAAAATATTTCAATGCTGAATAATAGCTACCGTGTTATTCAGGCTAGAATTTAGTTAGTGAAGATATGAGAGAAAAAAACAGCCCCATACCCGCAAACTCTTGAACTTCTCGGGCTCTAGAAACCTAGTGAAAGGATCATTCAGTGTTGCGAGCATCTTTCTTATAGCCATGTCTGCAAGGAAACATGCAAATCGAACTTAAGAGTGGGAATGGAGATTACAAGGTAATAATATTTAACCTTCACAAACGATTCAAACACAAATGTAAAATGCAACAAGCAGATGAACATAACGTTTCCTAACACAACAACTACAAGATTGAAAGAATCATTGGGTTGACATTTACGAACTCATATGAGATATGAACTGATAAAACACAAAGATGCCTATTAAGCTGGTTGCAGTCCATTTTTACGTATGCATACAAATCTGGCTGCAGCAAACTATATTCTACTTACATGTCTCTTCTCTATTGTTCATCGGTTCATTTCGAAGTGCATCTTCTCTGTAACGAAACCAACTTTGTCCATTGAAAGTTTTGTCAATATATGCACGGTCTATCGTTCTCCATGCCTCTAGAAAGAGGAGATTTTCTTCAGAAAGCGCCCctgtaaaataaaaaggaatcgGTACAAAATATCTAAACAAAAGAAACCCTTGCAGTTCACGAGACTAATTTAAGTAAACTAGAACTTACATGAGCGCGTGTTGCTTAGAGCAACGGAAGCAGAAGTAACCAGCAACATAGCAGCAACTAAGCGAACGAAAACAACCGAGAAATGTTCTCTGATCTTTTGCGAATGACTAATCACCTTTTGATGACTACTTGTATTCCAGGATCTAAGTAGGTGCCCATGCCTTATTGCAAATAAACCAGACTGAGATGTAAAGTTTTTATCCAGTCTGCAGAGTGCGTGAAACACAAACTTGTGCTTGCAAATCGCATTAGTACTGCTGCGCCAACTTCCAGAGTGTTCGAGATTCGTCCGTTTACACAAAATCCGACACAATAATCGAGCTTCAATCTTCTTACCAGGAAAAGATTTCCATGGATGAACCTGTGAGTGGTACACTTGaacaattaaaactaataatagcCTTTTGATTACAATTATAATATCGGCattcatataataaaaataatttccaagcaataaaattcatgaaaaacataaactgccaaatttaattaaaaaaataagcaaaaccCAGTTTAAAACCAtcccaaacttaaaaaaaaaaaaaaaaaaaaaccagccATAAAAGCTCATTTCTCAACCTATGAACATCTAAATTACGATAAAAAAATGCAATCATTCCCATGCAAAACCTTGATAAAtcaagtaaaagattaaaaacATTACCTGAGAAATGATGATGGGGTTGAATGTGAAAGAAAATGGTTTGTTGGGGTTATCTAAAGTGAAAAGAGGGTATGTAGAAGATGCAGAGGAGC
The window above is part of the Gossypium raimondii isolate GPD5lz chromosome 9, ASM2569854v1, whole genome shotgun sequence genome. Proteins encoded here:
- the LOC105800658 gene encoding carboxyl-terminal-processing peptidase 2, chloroplastic isoform X2, translating into MEVLASSSASSTYPLFTLDNPNKPFSFTFNPIIISQVHPWKSFPGKKIEARLLCRILCKRTNLEHSGSWRSSTNAICKHKFVFHALCRLDKNFTSQSGLFAIRHGHLLRSWNTSSHQKVISHSQKIREHFSVVFVRLVAAMLLVTSASVALSNTRSWALSEENLLFLEAWRTIDRAYIDKTFNGQSWFRYREDALRNEPMNNREETYMAIRKMLATLNDPFTRFLEPEKFKSLRSGTQGALTGVGLSIGYPTESEGSRTGLVVISATPGGPANQAGISSGDIILEIDNASTESVGIYEAAERLQGPEGSSVELTVQTGPEIKHLTLTGGLFPEGIETAKIWLDKGVIVYICDNRGVRDIYDTDGSSAIAASEPLAVLVNKGTASASEILAGALKDNKRAVLFGEPTYGKGKIQSVFQLSDGSGLAVTVARYETPGHNDINKVGVIPDHPLPNSFPKDDDGFCGCLQDPASACYVNNVQLFKR
- the LOC105800658 gene encoding carboxyl-terminal-processing peptidase 2, chloroplastic isoform X1, whose translation is MEVLASSSASSTYPLFTLDNPNKPFSFTFNPIIISQVHPWKSFPGKKIEARLLCRILCKRTNLEHSGSWRSSTNAICKHKFVFHALCRLDKNFTSQSGLFAIRHGHLLRSWNTSSHQKVISHSQKIREHFSVVFVRLVAAMLLVTSASVALSNTRSWALSEENLLFLEAWRTIDRAYIDKTFNGQSWFRYREDALRNEPMNNREETYMAIRKMLATLNDPFTRFLEPEKFKSLRSGTQGALTGVGLSIGYPTESEGSRTGLVVISATPGGPANQAGISSGDIILEIDNASTESVGIYEAAERLQGPEGSSVELTVQTGPEIKHLTLTRAKISLNPVKSRLCEVPGSEKNYPKIGYIKLTSFNQKASAAVKEAIDTLRSNNVNAFVLDLRDNSGGLFPEGIETAKIWLDKGVIVYICDNRGVRDIYDTDGSSAIAASEPLAVLVNKGTASASEILAGALKDNKRAVLFGEPTYGKGKIQSVFQLSDGSGLAVTVARYETPGHNDINKVGVIPDHPLPNSFPKDDDGFCGCLQDPASACYVNNVQLFKR